From Gadus macrocephalus chromosome 16, ASM3116895v1:
TTTGGAGCTCTCTGTATAGTGCACTCTGTCTTAGAATGCGTGCATCATGGACAGACCCTGGCCATTTCACAACACAGTTGGTGATGATGAGGTCGGCGTTGCCCACAAGTTGTACGTTGATGCTGTGCCCCCCTTCCGATTTACatactcccactccctctcacgAGGTGCTTGGATATGCACATGTGTACAATCGATAACTCCAATCGTGTTAGGCATGTTCCCCATGTGAAAAAACTTGTGCTTAGTCTGAGCAATCTGGTCATCCTTGGGAAAGGAAACAAATTGATTGATCAGACTGCCCAGTGCCGTGGACACAACATTCACCACATTACTCACAGTGGATTTGTCCACTCCCATATAGTCTCCTATTACTTGGTAGAAAGTCCCACATGCGTAAAAGCGCAGTGCAATTAAGCACTGTTCCTCCACGGACAAAGCATGACTCCTTCGGGTTTTGTGTTGGAGTGTTGGTCTAATCAGGTCTGAAATGTACTTGATGTCATCTCTCCCAAAGCGAAAACGTGCATACAGTTCATCTGAAGTGTATTGCTCAAGTGGTTTGGCACGCTCAGCGTACACCCTAGCAGGGTGCCTTCTCCTATGGTACCGATGAACAATACCCGCCATCTGGATGCCTCTGTAGGTTAAGAGAAATGTGTGCGAAACATGATGTGTTTAAGTGGTCAAACCAATTAACCAGCAACAAGCTAATTACTAGAAGCCTAATTGATCACAGGCCAAAGCAATAATGCCCAAGGCGTTAAGAGAAATGTGTGCGAAACATGGTGTGTTTAAGTGGTCAAACCAATTAACCAGCAACAAGCTAATTACTAGAAGCCTAATTGATCACAGGCCAAAGCAATAATGCCCAAGGCTTATAAGATCAGTGGAGAAATCATGGAGACCAAGGAGAAATCATGGAGTCAAAAGGGCCTAATTTCACTGTGGCAGAAACGTACGCACTACTGGAGGGTGTTCGGGCCAATTTTGCCACAATAGTAGGTGGTTTCAGCTCGGCAAAGGGTGGGGAGGTCACCAAGAAAGGTAAAGACACCATTTGGGAAGACATTACCAACCGAATCAATGCCTTGGGGTCTGGCCAAAAGAGGACCTTAAAACAAGTAACACTGCGCTGGAAAAACCTGCGGGCCAAGGCAACCAAGGACCTCAGTGAGGCAAAAACCCTCGCACTGGTAACAAGCCATATAAAAGGGGTGAATACACTGATATGGTCCTCGATATCGTCGGAGGCGAAAAGTCAGAGGCTCTGCACGGTATAGAAGGTGTAGAAGGAAATGGAGAGGCCACAATGACAGAGGCTGGAGAATGTGAGCCGAACCCTCCTGCAGAGGAATTTGTCCTGGACCTTACTCCAGCGATTGAGGAGGACGATGGATCCCCCCTGACCATGGAGCCAGTTGTTTCTAGAGTTGCTAAAACAAAGCGTAAACGTTCCTCGGGCCAGGATGGTGACGCCTATGAGGTGCTTCTGCGAAAGGAAACTGAAAGAGCAGAAATTCAGATTCAACTGGCAAAAGAGAAACTCCTGCTAACCCAACTGCAGCAGACAAAAGTGAAAATGGAGATACAACTCCTAAAGGCAGAGGTGGAAAGAGCTGGTCTTTGTCCTGTAAATGATCCTAACATTTTTTGAATATTGGACAGTGCTATTTTTTGTTCCGTGGAGGAACAGTGCTTAATTGCGCTCGCGCTTTTACGCATGTGGGACTTTCTACCAAGTCAGGAGACTATATGGGAGTGGACAAATCCACTGTGAGTAATCAGGTGAAGGTTGTGTCCATGGCACTGGGCAGTCTGATCAATCAATTTGTTTCCATTGGACAGTGCTAAAATTTGTTTATTACCAAAACTAAATAAGGAATGTAAATGTTTCAGTTCATTATAATTTTTCTGTTTcttaaaattaaaacaaacaatggCTATTTGTGGCCACCTGTATTTTTCGGTGTACTTGTTGTTCTTTGCTAAGCCTGTAGGCTGCACTGTTGGTTCCATTCTAAAATTCGGTAATCGAGATTTGGTAATTCTGAAATTTGGGATTTGGATCACTTTGATCCTATCCAAAGTTTCTTTGAAAAACTGGCATAAAAGTAATCTGGATCAAGTGATCCTGGATAGCAAAACATGGGATTTCCAAATCCGGAGCAGTTTGATCCAGATTAAATTTTTTGAACAACTGGGCCCTGGCGATCAAGACGCGCCCACCACAGATCCATTTTGATGCGAGTGGCTTTAACTTTGTCCTGCACTGTAAAAAACGTGAACGCTTTTCCTTGCAGTGCTAAATTCAGGTTGTTAAGCGTGCTGAACACATCAGCAAGAAAGGCTAGTTTTGGGAGCCATTGAAAGTCATGCATTCTGCCATATAGTTCATCAGTTTGATGCAAAAACAACTTGACTTCATTGCGCAGTTCAAAGAGGCGGGTGAGAACTTTACCACGCGATAGCCAGCGAACTTCCCATTTCTTCACACAGAACTTTAAAAAGACGTGAGTTCAGTGCCCTGCTTTTAATTAAGTTGAAAATTGTTACGGCCTCGTCCAAAACCTGTTTAAGACAGGGTGGCATTTTTTTACTGCCAATTGCTCTCTGTGGATACAGCAGTGCGTCTATGCGGCAGAGGGAGCGACTGCGCGTATACGCGTAACCAGGCccttgtgattggctgtcatctcCGTGGCACCATCAGTGCACACGCCAACACACCTCTTCCAATCAATGTTAATCGGCACAATGAAGTTGTTAAGGGACTCAAATATTGCCTCTCCTGTGGTGTTGGTTGGTAGGGATTGACAGAAAAGCAAATTATCGTGCACAGCACCCGCATGTATGTACCGCACAAAGCAGAGGAGAATAGCCTTGTTACCGATGTCCGTGGACTCGTCCAgttggagagagaaaaaaaagactcTGACGCAGGCGTGTCACCAGCTGATATTGGACATTTGCAGCCATGGATGTTATTCTCCTCTGGACTCTATCATTGGACAGAGGTACTTTGTTAAGTTCCTCACTCGTTTTCTCACCTAGCATTATGTTTGCCATAACCTTTGCAGCTGGCTTAACAGAGGTCTCGCTGATTGAGTGAGGTTTGCCAGCTTTCGCAATGAGTAGGGAGATCTTGTATGAGGCTTCGGTAGCTTTCGCGTTTTCCCCTGGCATAAAAAACTCTGTGGCATCCTTTCTCGCGTATCGCTCAAGCTCTTCGCGTTTTCTCTCCAAAAATTGCACAGGTTTCGAGGTGTATTCCTTGTGTTTTGACGCAAAGTGACGCTTGAGTTTGGAAGGTTTCATTGCTTCATTAGCTAATAAGTCATAGCACAGAACACAATGAGGTTTTGGATCCTCAGTATCTCCAGTCCAGAAAAATCCAAATTGAATGTAATCACTACTGTATTTACCTTTTCACTTTTGCATTCACTTTTTcagagtgttgtgtgttttcctgCTGCAAACTGTTGACGAGCTCAATGTGAGAAGAATGTCTTTGCACCTTGTTGCTTACATTGTTCGTCGTTTCTCCGGATTTTCTCTTCAGCCACCGATCCATGATGTTTGTATTTTGAACGGTTCACTTCACTCTTTGTTAGATTCTACTTTATTAGTCAGGAGGTCTTTGATATGAAAATCATATTATTTGAATGGACGCTAACTACGTAACCTAGGTAACACAGGCTAACTGAAGAGACATGACTCAAAACGCAGGTTTGCATTAGACAAATTGAACAAAATTCTTAGGCTTATTTAGGCTACATTTTGATTCACTTTTAATTTCgaaaacatttagaaaacaacTGTACTCGGAACTTTGCAACATAGATGAAGGTCTTTTgagaaatacttttttttttttgcaatcctCCCGCGGACCACTTGCGCACTTTGCGACCACACTTTGAGTATCACTGCTCTAGCCAATGGACTGGCAGGACTCCCAGTCGACATTCTGTTGCAATTTAGTTACTTTATAATCTAATGCGAGTCGCAACAGCATCTCGCACTCATGGTCAGACCAGACAAATAACTCTACCTTCTTCgcgttcgccatcgtagaagagctgtttgtttgtgttgttagtggttcggggggcagcctttatgcgcatgctcgcctcttcttatttaattttcttctggatttctgtagcagaagcagcgcccattatgggcctggcatgtgttCTACAACGTTTCttcagatctacccggtttcgcttgactccgtctttacggagatactccgaaaccggatagatcgacaCCGTAGCGGTTTCGTCCgtttcggctttgtgtggacggggcctaaaagTCCCTGCACTGGCTCCCAATTAGCTACAGAATTCATTTAAAGCACTTTTGCTTGTTTTTAAATCTGTGAAGGGGGTTGGGCCAAACTAGTCATCACAGCAAATCACAACACAAGCAATTACTGCTGAAGCAGCTTTTAGCCACTATGTCCATCTCTGGTACCAGCTTCCAGAGAACAGCAGAAACTCCCCAACTGTCGCTATTTGTAAAACCAGAGTAAAGACCAAACTCTTTCAAACGTTTTCTGCAGTTAATGCACATTGTTTTGATATGTAAttttaattcatttaatttattttttgctgTTGGTGTTCCATGTATATACATTTCAAATTGTACTTTCATTATTGCTAAAATTGTGAATTGTTTAATATATTAGTCTCTTTTTTTGTGAAGCACATTGAATTGTCTGCGTGTATGCAATGCACTATAcatgacccccctctt
This genomic window contains:
- the LOC132474725 gene encoding LOW QUALITY PROTEIN: putative nuclease HARBI1 (The sequence of the model RefSeq protein was modified relative to this genomic sequence to represent the inferred CDS: inserted 1 base in 1 codon); the protein is MAGIVHRYHRRRHPARVYAERAKPLEQYTSDELYARFRFGRDDIKYISDLIRPTLQHKTRRSHALSVEEQCLIALRFYACGTFYQVIGDYMGVDKSTVSNVVNVVSTALGSLINQFVSFPKDDQIAQTKHKFFHMGNMPNTIGVIDCTHVHIQAPREREWEYVNRKGXHSINVQLVGNADLIITNCVVKWPGSVHDARILRQSALYRELQTNRPNGIILGDSAYPLLPWLMTPFPVANTPEQARFNIAHCKTRCAIERLNGVLKRRFACLNYLRVEPKVACNIILACIVLHNIATRRHVPCDASDAHEPDCGDRH